In Microbacterium esteraromaticum, the following proteins share a genomic window:
- a CDS encoding DHA2 family efflux MFS transporter permease subunit, translated as MSAVHTGSTPVSPPSAGLIPAKDMAVIWVLLTAAFVAILNETTMGMAIPHLISDLAITPIAAQWVTSAFMLTMAVVIPITGFLLRRFTTRQMFLGAMVLFSTGTLIAALAPGFAVLLVARVVQASGTAVMMPLLMTTIMNLVPAASRGRMMGRVSIVMSLAPAIGPTMSGFLLDHFGWRAIFVVVLPIALIAMFIGWRWLTNVGETMHAPIDLVSVVLSAFGFGGLVFGLSQIGGLGKGASWAPMAIALAVGAVGLALFLARQVRLQRDDDALLDLRVFASKDFTLSMIQMFLLSLAFFGSITVIPLFLQDALQLKALDAGLVVLPGALAMGLLGPVIGRIYDSHGTRILLIPGSILAASMLWLFTTLTVESSIWLVLVAQTLLSVGLALSFTPLFTASLASLKPKFYSYGSAVIGTIQQVAGAAGIAVMMAVFTAVVNAGGGTDVPAAVAAGTRTSVTIGAIIASVTIIGAFIIRKPEDDTEGASVHGGH; from the coding sequence ATGTCTGCCGTTCACACCGGGTCTACTCCCGTCTCCCCGCCCTCCGCCGGCCTCATCCCCGCGAAGGACATGGCGGTGATCTGGGTGCTGCTCACCGCCGCGTTCGTCGCGATTCTCAACGAGACGACGATGGGCATGGCGATCCCGCACCTGATCAGCGATCTCGCCATCACTCCCATCGCCGCCCAGTGGGTGACCAGCGCATTCATGCTGACGATGGCCGTCGTGATCCCGATCACGGGCTTCCTGCTGCGCCGCTTCACGACCAGGCAGATGTTCCTCGGCGCGATGGTGCTCTTCTCGACCGGCACGCTGATCGCCGCCCTCGCGCCCGGCTTCGCCGTGCTGCTCGTCGCCCGCGTCGTGCAGGCCTCGGGCACGGCAGTGATGATGCCCCTGCTCATGACGACGATCATGAACCTCGTGCCCGCCGCCTCGCGCGGGCGCATGATGGGCCGCGTCAGCATCGTCATGTCGCTGGCCCCCGCGATCGGCCCGACGATGTCGGGGTTCCTGCTCGATCACTTCGGCTGGCGTGCGATCTTCGTCGTGGTGCTGCCCATCGCGCTGATCGCAATGTTCATCGGATGGCGCTGGCTGACGAACGTCGGCGAGACCATGCACGCCCCGATCGATCTGGTCTCGGTGGTGCTCTCGGCCTTCGGCTTCGGCGGCCTGGTGTTCGGCCTGAGCCAGATCGGCGGTCTGGGCAAGGGAGCCAGCTGGGCTCCGATGGCGATCGCCCTCGCGGTAGGCGCCGTCGGTCTGGCGCTGTTCCTGGCACGTCAGGTGCGCCTCCAGCGTGACGATGACGCACTGCTCGACCTGCGCGTGTTCGCCTCGAAGGACTTCACGCTCTCGATGATCCAGATGTTCCTGCTGTCGCTGGCGTTCTTCGGCAGCATCACGGTCATCCCTCTGTTCCTGCAGGACGCCCTGCAGCTGAAGGCTCTCGACGCCGGCCTCGTCGTGCTGCCGGGCGCCCTGGCCATGGGCCTGCTCGGGCCGGTGATCGGCCGCATCTACGACAGTCACGGCACTCGCATCCTGCTGATCCCCGGGTCGATCCTCGCCGCGTCGATGCTGTGGCTGTTCACGACTCTGACCGTCGAGAGCTCGATCTGGCTGGTTCTGGTTGCGCAGACACTGCTCTCGGTCGGCCTGGCGCTGTCGTTCACACCGCTGTTCACGGCGTCGCTCGCCTCGCTCAAGCCGAAGTTCTACTCGTACGGCAGCGCGGTGATCGGCACCATCCAGCAGGTCGCGGGCGCTGCAGGCATCGCCGTGATGATGGCCGTCTTCACGGCCGTCGTGAATGCCGGCGGCGGCACGGACGTGCCCGCCGCCGTCGCAGCGGGAACGCGCACCTCTGTCACGATCGGCGCGATCATCGCCTCCGTGACGATCATCGGTGCGTTCATCATTCGCAAGCCCGAGGATGACACCGAGGGCGCGTCGGTCCACGGCGGTCACTGA
- a CDS encoding ABC transporter ATP-binding protein — protein MGGGAGRGGGFRGVDEAAQRRLNAAAPKVPGLGRRVIALFSPYRGRLVFTALLVVIGAGLAVIPPLLVQRIFDDALFPLDGGGPRIPLLTMLVSVTIGLFLLSAVLGVMQTWLTSTVGNEVTGDLRVRLFEHLQAMELGFFTRTKTGVIQSRLQNDVGGVSGVLTNTVTSVLGNTVTVIASLVAMVLIDWRLTLIAVILMPILVLVQRRVGQVRARIAGETQESLSELTSITQETLSVSGILLSKSFNRQRTESVRYQNENRNQVRLQVRRAMSGQGFFAVVQVIMASVPAIIYLVAGFFLVGDAPEITAGAIVAFTTVQARLLMPLMGLMRVALDLQTSAALFARIFEYLDMVPQIQDAPGAIDVADAPGPRGRIEFKDVVFRYPDAAADARPTLDGVSFVAEPGTHVAFVGPSGAGKTTILYLAPRLYEATDGTVEFAGADVQKLTQESIIDQIGIVSQETYLFHATIRENLRYAKPDATDEQLERACRAANIHHVITSFEQGYDTVVGERGYRLSGGEKQRIAIARVLLKDPPVLLLDEATSALDTVSERVVQEALDAAAQGRTTLSIAHRLSTVIDADIIHVVEAGRIVESGTHAQLLAGGGLYATLAAQQMASTRVLEDGQH, from the coding sequence ATGGGTGGTGGCGCAGGCCGCGGCGGAGGATTCCGCGGCGTGGACGAAGCGGCACAACGGCGGCTCAACGCGGCCGCTCCGAAGGTGCCCGGTCTCGGGCGTCGCGTCATCGCGCTGTTCAGCCCGTACCGCGGACGTCTCGTGTTCACCGCGCTCCTGGTCGTCATCGGCGCGGGCCTCGCCGTGATCCCGCCGCTGCTGGTGCAGCGCATCTTCGATGACGCGCTGTTCCCGCTCGACGGCGGGGGTCCGCGCATCCCCCTGCTCACGATGCTGGTGAGCGTCACGATCGGCCTGTTCCTGCTCTCGGCGGTGCTGGGGGTGATGCAGACGTGGCTCACGTCGACCGTCGGAAACGAGGTCACGGGTGACCTGAGGGTGCGGCTGTTCGAGCATCTGCAGGCGATGGAGCTCGGCTTCTTCACCCGCACCAAGACCGGAGTCATCCAGTCGCGTCTGCAGAACGACGTCGGCGGCGTGTCGGGTGTGCTGACGAACACCGTCACCAGCGTGCTCGGCAACACTGTGACCGTCATCGCATCGCTCGTCGCGATGGTCCTCATCGACTGGCGCCTGACGCTGATCGCCGTGATCCTCATGCCCATCCTCGTCCTCGTGCAGCGACGCGTGGGCCAGGTACGGGCGCGGATCGCCGGTGAGACTCAGGAGTCGCTGTCGGAGCTGACCAGCATCACCCAGGAGACGCTGAGCGTCTCGGGCATCCTGCTGTCGAAGTCGTTCAACCGGCAGCGCACCGAGTCGGTGCGATACCAGAACGAGAACCGCAACCAGGTGCGTCTGCAGGTGCGCCGGGCCATGAGCGGTCAGGGATTCTTCGCGGTGGTGCAGGTGATCATGGCGAGCGTGCCGGCGATCATCTACCTCGTCGCGGGGTTCTTCCTCGTCGGCGATGCACCCGAGATCACCGCCGGGGCCATCGTCGCGTTCACCACCGTGCAGGCCAGGCTGCTCATGCCCCTGATGGGGCTGATGCGCGTGGCGCTGGACCTGCAGACCTCGGCCGCGCTCTTCGCCCGCATCTTCGAGTACCTCGACATGGTGCCGCAGATCCAGGACGCCCCTGGTGCGATCGACGTCGCCGACGCTCCTGGCCCCCGCGGTCGCATCGAGTTCAAGGATGTCGTGTTCCGGTATCCGGATGCCGCCGCAGACGCCCGCCCGACGCTCGACGGGGTCTCGTTCGTCGCCGAACCAGGCACGCACGTCGCCTTCGTCGGCCCCTCAGGCGCGGGGAAGACCACGATCCTGTATCTGGCTCCTCGTCTCTACGAGGCGACGGACGGCACTGTCGAATTCGCCGGGGCCGACGTGCAGAAGCTCACGCAGGAGTCGATCATCGATCAGATCGGCATCGTCTCGCAGGAGACATACCTCTTCCACGCCACCATCCGCGAGAACCTGCGGTACGCGAAGCCGGATGCCACCGACGAGCAGCTCGAGCGCGCGTGCCGCGCCGCGAACATCCACCACGTGATCACATCGTTCGAGCAGGGCTACGACACCGTCGTGGGGGAGCGCGGATACCGGCTCTCGGGCGGCGAGAAGCAGCGCATCGCGATCGCTCGGGTGCTGCTGAAGGACCCGCCCGTGCTGCTGCTCGATGAGGCGACCTCCGCCCTCGACACCGTCTCGGAGCGCGTCGTGCAGGAGGCTCTGGATGCCGCGGCGCAGGGCCGCACCACCCTGTCGATCGCGCATCGACTGTCGACCGTGATCGATGCCGACATCATCCATGTGGTGGAGGCGGGCCGCATCGTCGAGTCGGGCACCCATGCTCAGCTGCTCGCCGGGGGCGGACTGTACGCGACGCTGGCCGCGCAGCAGATGGCATCGACGCGGGTGCTCGAGGACGGGCAGCATTGA
- a CDS encoding SDR family NAD(P)-dependent oxidoreductase encodes MVNLDGLFSLHGLTAVVTGGSSGIGRGIAIALAGAGASVVIVARGGERIDEVVREITEAGGQAAGVVGDLSTRDGILAAADAAAEPFGEPDILVNSAGINLRPPMNEIEMDVWDATMTVNLEAPFLLSRRYAPGMLERGFGRLIHISSQQAHRAFVTSGVYGVSKGGLESLTRSQAEAWSSQGVTANTLVPGFVLTPLNARLQEDQEKVRQLAARTMVGRNGVPEDFAGIAVFLAGRSSGYVTGQSLFVDGGLSVH; translated from the coding sequence GTGGTGAACCTCGACGGTCTCTTCTCGCTGCACGGCCTCACCGCCGTCGTCACCGGCGGGTCCTCCGGAATCGGCCGGGGTATCGCGATCGCTCTCGCGGGCGCGGGCGCGTCGGTGGTGATCGTCGCAAGAGGCGGCGAGCGGATCGACGAGGTGGTGCGCGAGATCACGGAGGCGGGAGGGCAAGCCGCCGGAGTCGTCGGCGACCTCAGCACCCGCGACGGCATCCTCGCCGCCGCCGACGCCGCAGCCGAGCCGTTCGGCGAGCCGGACATCCTCGTGAACTCGGCGGGCATCAACCTGCGTCCGCCGATGAACGAGATCGAGATGGACGTCTGGGATGCCACGATGACCGTCAACCTCGAGGCGCCCTTCCTGCTGAGCCGCCGCTACGCGCCGGGGATGCTCGAGCGCGGTTTCGGACGACTGATCCACATCAGCTCTCAGCAGGCGCACCGTGCCTTCGTGACCAGCGGGGTGTACGGCGTCTCGAAGGGCGGGCTCGAGTCGCTCACCCGATCGCAGGCCGAGGCATGGTCATCCCAGGGCGTCACCGCGAACACCCTGGTGCCCGGTTTCGTGCTCACTCCCCTGAACGCCCGCCTGCAGGAGGATCAGGAGAAGGTGCGGCAGCTGGCGGCACGGACGATGGTCGGTCGCAACGGTGTGCCCGAGGACTTCGCGGGCATCGCGGTGTTCCTCGCCGGACGGTCATCGGGCTACGTCACCGGCCAGTCGCTGTTCGTCGACGGTGGTCTGTCGGTGCACTGA
- a CDS encoding glycosyltransferase family A protein, which yields MNPLATMIVPGRDIAAFAPAALTSLQAQTEGRWRALLIDDGSHDDTGAVFTAAAARDARFEVLSHDEARGLGAARNVALDRVDTPFVGFLDGDDELTPHAIETWLRTLEESGSDFAAAAYVRSRLVDGAYRAGRVQPWVAAATAPRRLGVTLAEHPQASANIVAWSKLSRSSLWERLRFPENVAYEDQVVAQRMYTEARAFDVIPDVAVHWRVRDDGSSITQGKARLPVLHDYLAALLGGIDVLMAAGQHAAVRARVALILAMDLPSLQTIASEHPDPAYAAALDAFEASMRALPGYDDMTPDPTMAEALAW from the coding sequence GTGAACCCGCTCGCGACGATGATCGTGCCCGGACGCGACATCGCCGCCTTCGCTCCCGCCGCCCTCACCTCCCTGCAGGCGCAGACCGAAGGCCGATGGCGGGCTCTTCTCATCGATGACGGCTCCCACGACGACACGGGTGCCGTGTTCACGGCGGCCGCGGCACGCGACGCCCGGTTCGAGGTGCTCAGTCATGACGAGGCCCGCGGCCTCGGCGCCGCCCGCAATGTCGCCCTCGATCGCGTGGACACGCCCTTCGTCGGGTTCCTCGACGGCGACGACGAGCTGACACCGCACGCCATCGAGACCTGGCTGCGCACACTCGAGGAGTCGGGCAGCGACTTCGCTGCGGCGGCCTATGTGCGCTCACGTCTCGTCGACGGCGCCTATCGCGCCGGCCGTGTGCAGCCATGGGTGGCCGCCGCCACTGCGCCGCGACGACTGGGCGTGACGCTCGCCGAGCATCCCCAGGCCTCGGCGAACATCGTCGCGTGGTCGAAGCTGAGCCGTTCCTCTCTCTGGGAACGACTTCGCTTCCCCGAGAACGTCGCCTACGAGGACCAGGTCGTCGCGCAGCGGATGTACACCGAGGCCCGCGCGTTCGACGTCATCCCCGATGTCGCCGTGCACTGGCGCGTGCGGGACGACGGTTCCTCGATCACGCAGGGCAAGGCCCGGCTGCCGGTGCTGCACGACTACCTCGCGGCTCTGCTCGGCGGCATCGACGTGCTCATGGCCGCCGGTCAGCACGCCGCCGTCCGCGCCCGGGTCGCGCTCATCCTCGCCATGGATCTACCCTCGCTGCAGACGATCGCCTCCGAGCATCCCGACCCCGCCTACGCTGCTGCACTCGACGCCTTCGAGGCGTCGATGCGAGCCCTGCCGGGGTATGACGATATGACACCCGACCCGACCATGGCGGAGGCGCTGGCGTGGTGA
- a CDS encoding aminotransferase class V-fold PLP-dependent enzyme: MLYLDHAATSPVRPEVLDAMRPYLTGVFGNPSSHHTVGEAAAQALEWARGRVAAALGVRTSEVIFTSGGTEANNLAVKGIVLGAMQAAHEPAGLITTPIEHESILQSAEYLRRLHGVPVRLLPVDGAGAVSVEDLRAALDAAHTALVSIGHANNEIGTVQSVAELISAAHARQVPVHVDAVQSAGWLDLRTLGADAISIAGHKLGTPKGIGAVAVRSRVPLEPLLHGGGQERGRRSGTENVAGAVGLATALDLAEAERQQSVAWVAAQTETFITSVLDALPRASLTGSPDRRLPNLASFTFAGTSGESVLLELERRGVISSSGSACAAGSDDPSPVLLAIGVAPEVAQTSVRFTFGRAPLPEGAAQHLAALVADAVAAVAGA, from the coding sequence GTGCTCTACCTGGATCACGCCGCGACCTCGCCGGTGCGTCCCGAGGTGCTCGATGCCATGCGCCCGTACCTGACGGGCGTCTTCGGCAACCCTTCGAGCCACCACACCGTCGGTGAGGCGGCGGCGCAGGCGCTGGAATGGGCGCGCGGGCGCGTCGCCGCAGCGCTCGGCGTGCGCACGTCAGAAGTGATCTTCACCTCGGGGGGCACGGAGGCGAACAACCTCGCTGTGAAGGGCATCGTGCTCGGCGCCATGCAGGCGGCACATGAGCCCGCCGGGCTCATCACCACCCCTATCGAGCACGAATCCATCCTGCAGTCGGCCGAGTATCTGCGCCGTCTGCACGGTGTGCCGGTGAGGCTGCTGCCGGTCGACGGCGCCGGCGCGGTGTCTGTCGAGGATCTGCGCGCCGCGTTGGACGCCGCGCACACCGCTCTCGTGAGCATCGGCCACGCGAACAACGAGATCGGCACCGTGCAGAGCGTGGCCGAGCTGATCAGCGCAGCCCATGCCCGGCAGGTGCCGGTGCACGTCGATGCTGTGCAGTCGGCTGGATGGCTCGACCTGCGGACGCTGGGAGCGGATGCGATCTCGATCGCCGGGCACAAGCTCGGGACGCCGAAGGGCATCGGCGCGGTCGCCGTGCGCTCGCGCGTACCGCTCGAGCCACTGCTGCACGGAGGCGGTCAGGAGCGCGGCCGCCGGAGCGGCACCGAGAACGTCGCGGGAGCCGTCGGTCTCGCCACCGCGCTCGACCTCGCCGAGGCGGAGCGCCAGCAGAGCGTCGCATGGGTGGCCGCTCAGACCGAGACCTTCATCACCTCGGTTCTGGATGCCTTGCCTCGGGCGTCGCTGACCGGATCGCCGGATCGGCGGCTGCCGAACCTCGCGAGCTTCACGTTCGCCGGCACGAGCGGCGAGTCGGTGCTGCTCGAGCTCGAGCGCCGTGGGGTGATCTCGTCGAGCGGGTCGGCGTGCGCCGCCGGCAGCGACGACCCCTCGCCCGTGCTGCTCGCGATAGGCGTCGCTCCCGAGGTGGCGCAGACCTCGGTGCGCTTCACCTTCGGTCGCGCACCGCTGCCCGAAGGTGCCGCGCAGCACCTCGCGGCGCTCGTCGCGGACGCCGTCGCGGCGGTAGCCGGGGCGTGA
- the nadC gene encoding carboxylating nicotinate-nucleotide diphosphorylase, giving the protein MITPATLRRTVSAALEEDAPWGDLTSTALLPASADATADLIARESGVFSGGEVFAASFRLTDPEVRVDLHVADGDRFEPGDALASVTGRARSLLTAERVALNFTQRMSGIATLTAAYVDAVAGTGARIADTRKTTPGLREFERHAVVSGGGGNHRRSLSDAVMAKDNHLAVLRQSGHDLATALREALSRLPHTTHVVVEVDRLDQIEAVLDGGAHTVLLDNFSLDDLRAGVALIAGRATVEASGGVSLDAVRAIAETGVQVISVGALTHSARALDLGLDLRVG; this is encoded by the coding sequence ATGATCACGCCAGCCACTCTGCGACGCACCGTCTCGGCCGCGCTCGAAGAAGACGCCCCGTGGGGCGACCTGACCAGCACCGCGCTGCTGCCCGCGTCGGCCGACGCCACCGCTGATCTCATCGCACGCGAATCCGGCGTGTTCAGCGGCGGCGAGGTGTTCGCAGCCTCGTTCCGCCTCACCGACCCCGAGGTGCGGGTCGATCTGCACGTCGCCGACGGCGACCGCTTCGAGCCCGGAGACGCCCTCGCCTCCGTGACCGGACGCGCCCGCAGCCTGCTCACCGCCGAGCGCGTGGCACTGAACTTCACGCAGCGCATGAGCGGCATCGCGACCCTCACCGCGGCGTACGTCGATGCGGTCGCAGGCACCGGCGCGCGCATCGCGGACACGCGGAAGACGACACCGGGGCTCCGAGAGTTCGAAAGGCACGCAGTCGTCTCAGGAGGGGGCGGCAACCACCGGCGCTCGCTGTCGGACGCCGTGATGGCGAAGGACAATCACCTCGCCGTGCTCCGCCAGAGCGGACACGATCTCGCGACCGCGCTGCGCGAGGCACTCTCGCGACTGCCGCACACCACCCACGTGGTCGTGGAGGTCGATCGGCTGGATCAGATCGAGGCGGTGCTCGACGGCGGGGCGCACACCGTGCTGCTCGACAACTTCTCGCTCGACGACCTGCGAGCGGGAGTCGCGCTGATCGCCGGGCGCGCGACGGTCGAGGCCTCGGGCGGGGTGAGCCTCGACGCGGTTCGGGCGATCGCCGAGACCGGTGTGCAGGTCATCTCGGTGGGCGCGCTGACGCATTCGGCGCGTGCGCTCGATCTCGGGCTCGACCTCCGGGTCGGCTGA
- the nadB gene encoding L-aspartate oxidase, producing the protein MNVIVAGGGIAGLTTALRADALGHDVTLVSKGALGDGCTAHAQGGIAGVYGPGDSPALHALDTLQAGDGHGDSLAITALVDGAPAAIDALIASGVPFDRTPDGEVARALEAAHSRPRIAHAGGDATGAAISAALTHRVRTSPITVREGLFVADLIVDEGRVAGIRSIDGETLRADAVVLATGGAGGLYAHTTNPRGTTADGIAVALRAGAAVADLEFMQFHPTVLVDGGSFLVSEAVRGAGAVLRDAAGRRFLLDEHPDAELAPRDVVARAIARRAEEQGEPIVLDATALGATALAERFPTIDAELRRRGIDWSRQPVAVTPAAHYLMGGVVTDVDGRTTLPGLWAVGETARTGVHGANRLASNSLLEGAVFGARAAESLALPAPPARWPGSGPRHVHGREPDRAGTASGFSRRALQELMWEQVGLIRTEEGLRDALARLHAWRIPVAASPADQEDANLLTVARSMASAALARTDSLGAHFILSRALIGAA; encoded by the coding sequence ATGAACGTCATCGTCGCCGGCGGCGGCATCGCCGGTCTCACGACCGCCCTGCGTGCCGATGCGCTGGGGCACGACGTGACGCTCGTGTCCAAAGGAGCTCTTGGCGATGGCTGCACGGCGCATGCCCAGGGCGGCATCGCCGGGGTCTACGGCCCAGGGGACTCCCCCGCGCTGCACGCTCTCGACACCCTGCAGGCCGGTGACGGACACGGCGACTCATTGGCGATCACCGCTCTCGTCGACGGCGCGCCCGCCGCGATCGACGCGTTGATCGCGTCGGGCGTGCCATTCGATCGCACGCCCGACGGCGAGGTCGCCCGAGCACTCGAGGCTGCGCACAGTCGTCCGCGCATCGCGCACGCCGGCGGTGATGCGACGGGCGCCGCGATCTCCGCGGCGCTGACGCACCGGGTGCGGACGTCGCCCATCACCGTCCGTGAGGGACTGTTCGTCGCCGACCTGATCGTCGACGAAGGCCGGGTGGCCGGCATCCGCTCGATCGACGGCGAGACGCTGCGGGCGGATGCCGTGGTACTCGCGACCGGCGGCGCCGGGGGCCTGTACGCTCACACCACCAATCCCCGGGGTACGACTGCCGACGGCATCGCCGTCGCCCTGCGCGCGGGCGCCGCCGTCGCCGACCTCGAGTTCATGCAGTTCCACCCGACGGTGCTGGTCGACGGCGGCTCGTTCCTCGTCTCGGAGGCGGTGCGCGGCGCAGGCGCCGTTCTGCGGGATGCCGCGGGTCGCCGATTCCTGCTCGACGAGCATCCGGATGCTGAACTCGCTCCGCGCGACGTCGTCGCGAGGGCCATCGCTCGCCGTGCTGAGGAGCAGGGCGAGCCGATCGTGCTGGATGCGACCGCGCTGGGCGCCACCGCACTGGCCGAGCGGTTCCCCACGATCGATGCCGAGCTGCGCCGACGCGGCATCGACTGGTCTCGGCAGCCGGTCGCGGTGACGCCGGCCGCTCACTATCTGATGGGCGGCGTCGTCACCGACGTCGACGGACGCACCACCCTGCCCGGTCTGTGGGCCGTCGGCGAGACGGCGCGCACAGGCGTGCACGGTGCGAACCGGCTCGCGTCGAACTCCCTGCTTGAAGGCGCCGTGTTCGGGGCGAGGGCCGCCGAGTCGCTCGCGCTGCCTGCGCCGCCGGCCCGGTGGCCGGGTTCCGGGCCCCGGCACGTGCACGGTCGCGAACCCGACCGCGCCGGAACGGCCTCGGGATTCTCGCGCAGGGCCCTGCAGGAGCTGATGTGGGAGCAGGTAGGGCTGATCCGCACGGAGGAGGGTCTGCGGGATGCCCTCGCCCGCCTGCACGCGTGGCGGATACCCGTCGCGGCATCGCCCGCCGATCAGGAGGACGCGAATCTGCTCACGGTGGCGCGTTCCATGGCATCCGCCGCACTCGCCCGCACCGACTCGCTGGGCGCACACTTCATCCTCTCCCGCGCCCTGATCGGAGCCGCATGA
- the nadA gene encoding quinolinate synthase NadA, translating to MQAIVTGASLDPTCTTDLADGPWNFDSRPGYGPGSSMGDVIPVGAPRQGELPAEYREAGEDELDARIRAAKQALGDRVVVLGHFYQREEVVRHADYVGDSFQLANAALEHPNAEAIVFCGVHFMAETADLLSDPAQSVILPNLAAGCSMADMADIDQVEDCWEQLSEVLGPLDEPDGDGLLPVVPVTYMNSSAAIKGFVGRHGGIVCTSSNAATVLEWAFARGRRVLFFPDQHLGRNTAKAMGVPLDRMPMWNPRRPLGGSTAADLRDGQVILWHGFCSVHRRFTVDQIEKARAEHPGVRVIVHPECPAEVVDAADEAGSTDHIRKAIAAATEPTTFAIGTEINLVRRLAAQHPQHEIFCLDPVVCPCSTMYRIHPGYLAWVLEELVAGRVQNRIRVADAVAQPARVALQRMLAAKPR from the coding sequence ATGCAGGCGATCGTCACGGGCGCGTCTCTCGATCCCACCTGCACCACTGACCTCGCGGACGGCCCCTGGAACTTCGACAGCCGCCCCGGATACGGACCAGGCTCGTCGATGGGCGACGTCATCCCGGTCGGGGCTCCCCGCCAGGGCGAGCTCCCGGCCGAGTATCGCGAAGCCGGCGAGGACGAGCTCGATGCGCGCATCCGCGCGGCCAAGCAGGCCCTCGGCGACCGCGTGGTCGTGCTCGGGCACTTCTACCAGCGAGAGGAGGTCGTGCGGCACGCAGACTACGTCGGCGACTCCTTCCAGCTCGCGAACGCCGCCCTCGAGCATCCGAATGCCGAGGCGATCGTGTTCTGCGGCGTGCACTTCATGGCCGAGACCGCCGATCTGCTCTCGGACCCAGCCCAGTCGGTGATCCTCCCCAACCTCGCTGCCGGATGCTCGATGGCCGACATGGCCGACATCGACCAGGTGGAGGACTGCTGGGAGCAGCTCTCCGAGGTCCTCGGTCCGCTCGACGAGCCGGACGGCGACGGCCTGCTGCCCGTCGTGCCCGTCACGTACATGAACTCCTCCGCCGCGATCAAAGGCTTCGTCGGACGCCACGGCGGGATCGTGTGCACGTCGTCGAACGCCGCGACCGTGCTGGAATGGGCGTTCGCCCGCGGTCGCCGAGTGCTGTTCTTCCCCGATCAGCATCTCGGCCGCAACACCGCCAAGGCGATGGGGGTGCCGCTCGATCGGATGCCGATGTGGAACCCGCGCAGGCCACTGGGCGGATCCACCGCCGCTGACCTGCGCGACGGGCAGGTGATCCTCTGGCACGGATTCTGCTCGGTGCACCGCCGGTTCACCGTCGACCAGATCGAGAAGGCTCGCGCCGAGCATCCCGGCGTACGGGTGATCGTGCATCCGGAGTGCCCCGCCGAGGTCGTCGACGCGGCCGACGAAGCGGGCTCGACCGACCACATCCGCAAGGCGATCGCCGCGGCGACCGAACCCACCACGTTCGCGATCGGCACCGAGATCAATCTCGTCCGTCGCCTGGCAGCCCAGCACCCGCAGCATGAGATCTTCTGCCTCGATCCCGTCGTCTGCCCGTGCTCGACGATGTACCGCATCCACCCCGGATATCTCGCCTGGGTGCTGGAAGAGCTCGTCGCCGGACGGGTGCAGAACCGGATCCGGGTTGCGGATGCCGTCGCGCAGCCCGCGAGGGTGGCCCTGCAGCGCATGCTGGCGGCGAAGCCGCGATGA
- a CDS encoding NUDIX hydrolase encodes MSTVIFSLRSADDGERLMLPLVRRTREPHRGSWALPGGWLDPAEDLDAAASRTLSETTALEPSYLEQLYTFGDVNRSPARTISVVYWALLRSDLVDAQRSRAGAPKNVEWFDVDALPPLAFDHNRIADYALWRLRNKVGYSRIAAGLLPDEFTLTELREVYEAVLGQRLDPSNFRRLLEGSDELVPTESFRTGKHRPARLYRYVARA; translated from the coding sequence GTGTCCACCGTGATCTTCTCGCTGCGCAGCGCCGACGACGGCGAACGTCTCATGCTCCCACTCGTGCGCCGCACGCGCGAACCGCATCGGGGATCGTGGGCGCTGCCCGGCGGCTGGCTGGACCCCGCCGAGGACCTGGATGCCGCGGCGTCCCGGACCTTGTCGGAGACGACAGCCCTCGAACCGAGCTATCTCGAGCAGCTCTACACGTTCGGTGACGTGAACCGCTCGCCCGCGCGCACCATCTCGGTCGTCTACTGGGCGCTGCTTCGCTCGGACCTCGTCGACGCGCAGCGCTCGCGGGCGGGGGCGCCCAAGAACGTCGAGTGGTTCGACGTCGACGCCCTGCCTCCCCTCGCCTTCGACCACAATCGCATCGCGGACTATGCGCTGTGGCGCCTGCGGAACAAGGTCGGCTACAGCCGCATCGCGGCAGGTCTGCTTCCCGATGAGTTCACGCTCACCGAGCTGCGCGAGGTGTACGAGGCGGTGCTCGGTCAGCGTCTCGACCCGTCCAATTTCCGTCGTCTGCTCGAAGGCTCGGACGAACTCGTGCCGACCGAGTCGTTCCGCACGGGCAAGCACCGCCCGGCGCGCCTGTACCGCTACGTCGCCCGCGCCTGA